Proteins encoded in a region of the Roseovarius pelagicus genome:
- a CDS encoding mandelate racemase/muconate lactonizing enzyme family protein produces MKIAHIDCIALDMNLSREFSGGTYKVTSRPTIITRVHLENGIVGEIYGGDEFHTQKEIVAVIEDEFAPLLAGQDVRDFQRLWELMFRHPLDLGNRGLHQLDMHPRGIIMQAISAVDNAMWDARGKLYGVPVYKLLGGCRESVPVISIGGYYPDNGSDPCTAIAEEVNQVKDAGCIGIKMKVGRVSLEEDLARVRAARLAGGEDFVLTVDANQGWDPLDAIEFCVALEQQNLNVRWMEEPLKWYDQIDGHRLLATKTNIPINVGQGEISGRACRDLIKHGDINILNLDCTLCGGVTEWQKVAAMAGFMNVQMAHHEEPQIAVHLMAANPHALFVEIFANRTRDPLLWQLPDGFPKITDGYMAVPDEPGFGISFNSEAITKYTVPR; encoded by the coding sequence ATGAAGATCGCCCATATTGATTGTATCGCCCTCGACATGAACCTGTCCCGCGAATTCAGCGGCGGTACATACAAGGTTACGTCGCGCCCCACGATCATCACGAGGGTTCATTTGGAAAACGGGATCGTCGGCGAAATCTATGGCGGCGACGAATTCCATACCCAGAAAGAAATTGTCGCGGTCATCGAAGATGAGTTTGCGCCGCTTTTGGCAGGTCAGGACGTGCGGGATTTTCAGCGTCTTTGGGAGCTGATGTTCCGCCATCCGCTGGATTTGGGAAATCGTGGTTTGCACCAATTGGACATGCATCCACGTGGCATCATCATGCAGGCCATCAGCGCCGTCGATAACGCCATGTGGGACGCTCGTGGCAAGCTTTACGGAGTTCCAGTGTACAAGCTTCTGGGCGGCTGCCGCGAAAGCGTGCCGGTGATTTCCATTGGTGGCTATTACCCTGACAATGGATCAGATCCCTGCACCGCCATCGCCGAGGAAGTGAACCAGGTGAAGGATGCCGGATGTATCGGCATAAAGATGAAGGTCGGGCGAGTGTCCCTGGAGGAAGACCTGGCGAGGGTGCGCGCGGCACGCTTGGCCGGAGGTGAGGATTTTGTGCTGACGGTTGACGCAAACCAGGGTTGGGATCCGTTGGATGCCATAGAATTTTGCGTCGCGCTTGAACAGCAAAATTTGAACGTCCGATGGATGGAAGAGCCGCTAAAATGGTATGATCAAATCGATGGCCACCGTTTGCTGGCCACCAAGACCAATATCCCGATCAATGTCGGCCAGGGCGAAATCAGCGGCCGTGCTTGCCGCGATCTGATTAAGCATGGCGATATCAACATCCTAAATCTGGATTGCACCCTCTGCGGCGGCGTCACTGAATGGCAAAAAGTGGCTGCAATGGCTGGATTCATGAATGTCCAGATGGCGCATCACGAAGAACCGCAGATCGCGGTGCACCTGATGGCCGCAAACCCTCATGCCTTGTTTGTTGAAATCTTTGCCAACCGCACGCGAGACCCGTTGCTTTGGCAGCTGCCCGACGGGTTTCCAAAGATCACTGACGGCTACATGGCGGTGCCGGACGAGCCGGGTTTTGGCAT